CCTCTTCAAAGCCTCTTTTACAAATGTAAGGTCACACATTCACAGCTTCCAGTGATTAGGATGGggacatctttgggggccatTACTCTGCCTACCACAGGTGCACAGGCCCACAGACCTGCTGGATCAGGTAGCTTAATGCCCTCATTCTCCAAGTGAACAGAACATCAAGGGGAGAGGAAGGCCTGGCCAAGGGTCACACGGTGAGTTAGCGGCAGTGTCAAAGCTATACCCCTAAGCTCCCTGTCTCACAGTTCCCTCTGCAGACCCACCACTTTAAGGTTTAAGGTGACTCACTTTAAACAAGAAGGACTAAAAGTGATCAGTTTTCCAGACTTGGCCAGAGTACAAAAGTCCCTCTCCTGAGACAAACTCACCCATGACTACATTAGGCTGGAAAATGTCCTGCTGGTATCTACACTGTCAGATACAGAAGAACAGGGATCCAGCGGGTGGCCTGAGAACACTCCTATCAGGTACAGGAACCAAATGAAATGACTGTTCAATTAGTTGGAAGTCTCTCTGATACTTCTGCCTCGTTCCAGTTTAGCAGcttcataaattttttaaaaatctatagcTTAAATTACAATTTGAACTGCTTCGTTGGATTTCTGgcttccatttcagaaaaaaaaattagattcattTGTGATAGAGCAAAGAATATTTAGATGCATTTGGATTGCTTCAGGGCTCACATATGTCTGCGCCTGTATGGATTTGAGGATTCTGGCTTTGTTCCGCTTAAACCAGGTCTACATCCTTATacctgtttaaagaaaaaaaaatagaaaattcaagagAGCAAATTGATAGCCAGCTACTGATTATTATTAATTGCCTGTTAACAAAAGACACAGTTGAAATTCCAGTGAGTGGGAGGTGTTTTTATGACCCTCCCATTAAATGAGTAGCTGTTTGTGTGATCACTTCCTTAGTGTGGACCTGGGGAGGTCCGGAGGACAGGGGAGACCCAAGGAGTTGTCCCATTTTCAGAAACGACCCAAAAGATGACACCAAGACTAGGAGCGTGGAGCAATCCCAAGTCCAAACCACAAGGTTGAATTCTCAGTGACTTCAGAGGATTTgatcaatcaattaatcaatcagTTAATTAATTAATGGCACATGACCCCAGACACAGGCTCTGGGGGGATGTACCGCAGCTGAAGAGGGTGAAATGATTGAGCCTCGCTGTTAGCATCCGTCGTCAGAGGACTGGGCTGGTTGCTCGCACACtgttgctttgttgtttttggcAGGGAGAGGCCGGAGTTATTCTATTTTCCTCTTTCCAGCTTGAAGCTATTTTTGTGAGAGTTTCAACCACGAACGTTCCTAGTGAGAAGCTTGCGGAGCCACAGCACTGATGAGGGAAGACCAGAGTCAACAGAGGGTCTCTGGAGAATGGCTCTTGGTGAACTGGGAAGGAGGGCGTCGGAGGCGGGCCCTGCCCACAGGTGTGATCCTGGTGGGCAGTGTGTTCCCTCGGGTAAAGCTCAGCACAGCCCACCTGAGCCCACAGGCCCAAAGGAAACCTCTTCCTCCACAATCTCAGAGATTTTGCTTCAATTTTAAGAACCAACCTCTGCACGGAGCTGAGGGTCTCCATGAGATCCCAATGAATGAGCTCCCATGTTACAAAGAAAATGGGGCTTGAAGAGGGCAGGGAATTGCTGCTGCAAGAGGAGAGAATGCAGCCGCACACGGCCAGGGCAGACCTCTGCTGCACAGAACAAGCTCTCTGGCATAACAGGAAAGGGGACAGGGGAAAGAAGAAGGGGCAAATGCAGGAAAGACCCAGGAGCCCCCGCCATGCTACTCTATGGAGTGACTGCTACCGTGCCGGGCACTTGCAGTGAGGCAAGGAATTTCTAATCTGAGCAGGGAATACTGACATGTAAACAGAAGACTGCCAAAGAGGAATCTGGGTTTTCCCGTTGAAGGGAAGTGAGAGAGCAGCATATGCAAAgcccaggaggctggaggaggcatAGTTCATGAGACTGCACGCAGCAGGAGAACCCAAGCAAAGACAGGAAGGCACAAATGTTCTAAATGACCGCTGAGAGGTAGACAGGTGGTGAAGGATGAAGGGCCTAGCCAGCATGCTGAGAGGGGTGTCATGGCTAAAGTCCTTCAAGCTCTTTCCTTTGTTCCCCAAGAGGCTAGGAAGACCTTTCCCACCCAAGGAATTTCTGAGCTAATATCTTTCTCCCCACTCACTGGAGATTCTTAGCCTCTCAGCACATGGGATCTTTTTGTGCATGCATTTATGTGTTCCTAAGGCTAACAGGTTATTCTAGAGGGCATATGGTCCATGGGGACTATGAAACAGGACTTTAGGACCCAACCACACTTGAGGACAGGTAGAAGAAGGAGAATcacagggtgaaaccctgcctctactaaaaatagaaagaaaaaaaaatttagttgggcgtggtggcatgtgcctgtagtcccagttacctgggaggctgaggcaggggaattgcttgaacccaggaggcggaggttgcagcgagccaagatcacacaactgtactccagcctggtgcccggCGACAGaccgacactctgtctcaaaaataataataataataataataataataataataataattcaatttCACATTTGATGAAACTGGTACTCGTTTTTCAAGAACAAAGCAGTGGGTTGGCAAAGGCTTTGGTCAAATCAGAAGACTGAGTTTCTAACCTGTTTCTGCTGCAAACTGACCACATGACTTTGGGCCCAGTTCTCTTCActtctgtgggcctcagtttcctcctttataCAAGGGGAGGggatgaaaatggacaaataatccCTTTGGTGCCTCCTGACTCTGTCTATGAGTTGAAGCTGTAAGTGAATGTCAGGCATCTAAGCAAATATTTAATTTCCTGCTCAGAGCCCCCATGtctccatctataaaacagaaatgctGATGTTTAGTTTTCAGGGTTATTACGAGGATTAAATATGTTTAAGGGTATAAAacacattttgtcttttcttcttttctcttttactccTGTAGAACATTGATTTGTAAATCTTATTTGGATCACTGACTCtcttaaaaataagatgaaactAAACTTCATGGTCacatagaaatacataaaattttgcccagctgaagtggaaggatcacttgacttcaggagtttgaaaccagccttggcaacatggcgaaactccatctctatgaaaaatacaaatagattagccaggcatggcggtatATGTCTGTAGTTCTACctgctgaagaaaacaaaatttttgcaTGCAATCTCAGGAGGGCTATGGGCCCCCAGAGCCCATCTGTGACCCTCTAGGGATCCACTGATGCTAGGCAAAGTCACGTTGATCAAGAAAGTGCTGAACAACCCTCCAAAAGAACGCCACAGTACTGCAAAATGCAACCAATATTTCTTCTCCTAAAATCACGTAATGACTGTCATTTTTCAATttacaggaagaaggaaaaataaaaggatagataGCATTTGATCAATGTTAAGTGTTTTCTCccgtaatttttttaaacctttggcACCTGCTGCAGCGTGTGCATTCTCACAGATGGTGAAATGAATGAACGAGCAGAAAATGAATATGAACAGAAAAACTTGGAAACGTGATTTCATAAAATTGTTTCATGCATGTGGAGATTTCGAGGGCTGAAGGAAGAGACCCGTGTACATAAAAAGCAGCAGTAGCAACCACTTTGCAGACATCCCCATGGCCTGGCTCTTAAAGAGATGCCACTGCATCCCCTGCATTGGGAATGCATGCCTAATGTTCACTGGCTGCCACTGTCCAAACATGCCCACTGCTGACATCTCATTTGTTTCTGAGCAAGGCCACAatggtgttttattttgtgttgaaAAGAAAATCTGCTCCCTGATAACAACTGTGAGTGATGCTTTGGGATGGAGGATTCAGATGTCTGGCCTCCTTGAAGCTGTTCTCTCCCCCATGCCTCTGAAGGAAGTGGCAAACTTATCACTATTATAAGCCATTTGTCTTTAGTGTAATTCTGCCTTTTGTGGCTTCTTTACAAAAGGAGTTCTATCCGAGTTAAAATAGGCCCAATACAAAGTGATTCGTGGGCACCAACCATACCCAGTTCAACCAGTCTCCCACAAGAAAACTTCccagcaccaggctggagtctcTGCTCTGAGCCCATGACTCCGTGAGCACTTTCTGtgtgctatgtgccaggcactgggctaagtACTAGGAATTCATATATCAAGGAGACGCAGAGTCTAGGTGGGCAGAGACAGGCAACAGCCGTGTACAGAAACACCTGAGCAGCAAGAGCTACAAAGGTACCCAGGGCACAGTGTGCTCACTGCAGCAGAAGCATCTGGGTCTGGCTGGCTGAGTAGGAGCAGATTTTGGCCGAAGACTTGAGAGATGGGTAGAAGTTACCAGGCAGGCAAATTTGCAGAGCAGATACCTGGACAGAGGCTTAGAGGTAGAAGTGAAAGTGGAGGGCCTGGAGAATGATGGATCCCTGTGGATACATGGGGTATCTCTCCACTGCCCCCTCTACCCCTCAACTATGCCTTCCCACCCCAGGGAGCAGCCTGCTGAGAGTCCAAGTGTTAGTCCAGCTATGGGAGCTGGTGCAGCCGAGGATGAAGCATGGCCTTGGCAATCTGGCAGCGCCatccaaatcccagctccaccaacTGTGCTACCTTGGGCAAACTCTAGaacttctctgagactcagtttcctcctaaAAATGGGGATGACCGTCTCAGTCTCCTCTGGATGCTGTGCTGCTGTGATGACCAACATAGGGTAGATCAGAGATGATAAAGAGGTCCTGTCCTACATGCCAACTCCATCGAGAGTGACTGCCATTGAACTGTCACGAAAGATTCCTTGGCTGGGccagatggctcacacctgtaattccagcactttgggaggccaacgtagatggatcacttgagtccaagaccagcctggccaacatggtgaaaccctgtctctactaaaaatacaaaaattagccaggcatgctggtgcacacctgttgtcccagctacttgggaggctgatgtgggagaatcacttgaatccagaaggcagaggttgcagtgagccgagatcatgccattgcactccagcctgggtgacagagtgagactccatctcaaaaaaaaaaaaaaaaagaaagacaagaaaagaaagaaagattcctGGACACATGCCACCTCAGTAAAGATAAAGGCTTATACTCAGTTTGCAATGTCTGCCATAGGCACAGAGATGATGGGGTCCAGGAAATTCTGGGCTCCCTTTGACTGGCCCACCTTCCCCTGTCCCCCTACCCTAGAAACTTCAGGCCAGTGCTCAGAGTGAAGAAAAGCAGCCATTCCAAGCTGAGGGCATGGACCACACAGAAAGAATACCCAGCAATGCCTTCTTCAGCTGCCAGGGACATCTGCTGCCCTCACCTGTACTTACAGGTAGAGAAGGGACTGCATCTTAGCAAGCCAATCATCCCCAGGAACATTCAGTCCACCCttagaaaagatacagaaaagccCATTTTAAACCTGTCTCCAGGAGTCAAACTAATCCAAGAATGGGGCAACTAAAATTCATTGAATTCTCCCCCACTTTCCAGAGAACTCTCTACTACTTTCTCCAAACCATTCCCTTtctcctcattctctttctcacatcttcctctttctccttcttcctcttagCAAACAGTTGAAGTTGAAGTAGAAGGCATGAATCCTTCGAAGATGGATGGGTCGAAccatggatcagaagaattaatatgATTAAAAcaaccatactgcccaaagcaatctacagagtcaatgcaatgcctatcaaaataccaatgtcatttttcagagaattagaaaacaaaatcctaaaattcatatgaaaccaaaaaagagcccaaatagccaaagcaatcctaagcaaaaagaacaaagctggaggcatcatgttatctgacttcaaattctattacaaggctatagtaactgaaacagcatggtactggtataaaaatagactcATAGATCAGGAGAACAGGgtggagaactcagaaataaagccacatatttacagccaactgatctttgacaaagctgacaagaACATATGTTGGGGAAAGGACACCTTTTTCAATAAGTGGTCCTGGGAAAACTGGgttgccatatgcagaagaattaaatgaCCCCtgtctctcatcatatacaaaaatcaattcaagatggatgaaagacttaaatgtaagatccaaaactataaaagtactagaagaaaacctagagaaaactCTCCTGAACATTGATCTAGGTAAAGAAtgtatgactaagacctcaaaaacacaagcaacaaaaagaaaaatagacaaatggaacttaattaaactaaaaagcttctgcataggaaaagaaataatcaacagaataaacatcttgtagaatgggagaaaatatctacaAACTATTCATTCAACAGAGGACTAATATCTAGCATACACAAacaactcaaacaactcaaaaacaaaaaacaaaaacagaaacaatcctattaaaaagttggcaagccaggcatggtggctcatggctaaaatcccagcactttgagaggtcaaggcaggaggattgcttgagtcccagagtttgagaccagcctgggcaaaacagcgagaccttgtctgtataaaaaatcaaaaattagccaggtgtggtggtgcatgcccatagtgtcagctactcagaaggctgaggtgggagggttgcttgagcccaggaagtcaaggctgccactgcactccagcatgggcaaaagagtaagaccctttctcaaaaaaacaaaaaaaagtgggcaaaggacatgaatagacatttttaaagaaaacttataGTCAACagttacatgaaaaaatgttcaacatcattgatcaaagcgaaatgcaaattaaaaccacaatgaaatatcatctcagcCCAATCAGAATGTCTGTTATTAAAAAGGCAATAaacaacaaatgttggtgaggatgcagagaaaagggagtctcttatacactgttagtaggagtgtaaattaggacaaactctatggaaaacagtatggtgatttctcaaagaactaaaagtagaactaccattcaatttAGCAATCCTCCTACTGGGTATCtatgcaaaggaaaagaaaccattaTGTCAAAAAGACACCtacatttacatgtttattaaaggactattcacaatagcaaagatatggaaccaacctaagtgtaatggatgaatggaaaaaagagaatttggtatatatacacaaaggaatactatTCCGcccttaaaaagaatgaaatcatgtcttttgcagcaacatggctgGAATTGGAGGTCATTCTCTTAAGTGAAAAATGCTGGGCTCAGAAgtcaaatgtcacatgttctcactcctaagtgggtgtgaaaatatgtgtacacatggacataaagagtGGAATaataggggccaggtgcagtggctcaggcctgcaatcccagcactttggaaggccaaggtgggcagatcaacatgaggtcaggagtttgagaccagcctgatcaacatggtgaaaccctattctctactaaaaatataaaaagtagccaggcgccgtggcaggcacctgtactcaggaggttgaagcatgagaattgcttgagcccgggaggtggaggttacaatgagctgagatcacaccattgcactccagcttgggtgacagagtgagactccatctcaaaaaaaaaaagagtggaataatagacaatGGAGATTCAGAACAATGCGAAGGTATGAGGTGGTGGGCgatgaaaaattacttaatggggACTGTGCACATTATTCAGATGACGGATACCCTAAAAGCCCTGACTTGACCACTATGCAATCTATATATGTAACAGAATCACACATGTACCCATAAgttgtacaaataaaaataaataaaatttttaatttgtcttacaaaaaataaaaataaattttaaaaaaataaagatggatgGGTTATGGGTCCCTGGCCAGATGACCATAAGAACAGCCCCTCAGGAAAGTACAGTGAGTGAGTCACACTGACCTGGGTGCAAATTTATctcctctgagccttggtttcccctTGTCTATGCAATGGTGGTCATAATGGTACCTACATCATAGCTATTGTTCTAGGGTCTAGATTAGCTCATGCatggcacatggtaggcactcacTGTTTGCCTTAATGTTAAAAAGACAGCAGCTTCCCCCTACTCATGATTGAATAGCTCCATTAGTCATCGACGCCCCCACTCCCAGCAGGGTTCTTCACTACTCTGTCCCCTTGTATGAGTCACTCTCAAGTTTCATCATCACCTTGACCAAACCAGCAAGGGAAGGAAACCGGCCTGCCTCGACAGCTGTGGACATTCCACACCCTCGGGTGTTTGCTGGCCAGTGACATGCAGGGATGCCTGAATTAGTTCGATGGAGGAGGATGGGGGGCAACATTGTCTCTCTAAGTCACCAGCCATGCCTCAACCAACAGTTCAGTCCTTGCAGGTTTCTTTGGAGCCTTTTCGGAAGAATCTGCAATCAGAACTCAGGGCTCAGGCTTCTCACACATCGCTCTGTCCCTGAAACTGCTGCTGTTGCCACCACATCCACTGTGATCCTGAGACCCCACCCACCTTCGTCCTTTAGAGGCAGACGTTCCAGATTAGCCAGGGACCGTGCTGCCTTCTTCTGAGCTTCCTGTGTGCTGAGGAAGGCAGAGGACTGCACTGGCTGTGCGGCTGGAAAGCCACGGTCACTCCCACCCCATCTTCCAGCCTCCTAGCAGTGGTGGGCAGGGGGTGGTGACTTCCTTACCCAAGAATTGAGTGACTGCACCGTCTCTATCTGCGGCACTTGAATCTTCTGCCACGAGAGGGCACCAGAGAGCAAGGTGAGAGCTGAAGCTTCGGGTGGTCATTCCTCTCCGGGTACCGAGCAGCACTCCAGGGTGGGGGTGAGTGTTAGCAGTCACAGCTAGAGGGCCAAAGCACTTTGGCCACCATCTGCAACCAAAGCTGCAGAAAATAAGTGTCCCAAGGACCTTCCCAATCAAACCAGAGGTATACAGCCCTAGATCCAGCTAGGGTGGCCAGGTAAAACATAAGACatccagttaaatttaaattttggataaacatcaaataattttaatgtaaatatgttCTCATGCAATATTTTGaacatacttaaaattatttgttgtataTCAAATTAAACTGGGGCatcctgtttttgttgtttgttatatatttgttttcttaaatctgGCCACCCTAGACCCAAACTCTACTAGGTGTGGTGGACAAAAAAACGCACGGATGCCCCCACCCCAACACCTGCCCCAGGCCACTAGGAATGGACGTAAGCCTCTGGTGATGGGATTTCTGGAGTCTACTTGAAGCCCGGCCAGGCAGACAGGTGAGGGGAGGTAACACGGAGGTGCCCTGGCTCTGACCCGACACCTGCAGACACACTGAGAGCTGAGAGCCACCTTCACGTTCAACCACACTTTATTCGTGGGCTTGTCTTCCCAAGCCTGGCTCAGGAACCAAAACACATTTCCCAGCCTGCTATGCGTGGTCTCGTTCATCTAGAAGTCACAGCCATCCACCCAGTCCGTGAGGTCTTTGCCCTGGCAGTGATGCCTCCAGGCCTCCCTGAGGATGGAGACGGGGAAGAGGAGAGATCCTATCAGCGGTAGTCGCCAGTCACTGCCCAGAGGAGAACAGGAAGGAGGGTGTGGGCTCTAAACCAGAAGTGAGGAAGGAAAAGGGTTTGTTTCCTGCTGCTGCCCACCAGTCCTAACCGTACCAATGCAGCGGGGCTCTAGCCCAAGTCACTTACCAGTAACCCAGACCCTGAGGCTCTTGGGTGATCTTCATGGCACAGATGACGGTATCCTTGAGATTAGGATTCAACAAATCTGGGGTGATGGGCAGAGAAACATAACGAGGGAGCAGGGGACATCcagagagtgagtgtgtgagtgtgtgtgtgagtgtgtgagtttgtgtgtgtgtgtgtctgtctctgtctgtctctcctcacacacacacactccactcccCTAAATCCAACTCTGTCTCAACCACTCTGGAAGCACAGGTACCACCCTATCCCTCTCCCCCTCCATCAGAAACAATCCTCCCTTCATTCCTAAAGTTCTAAGGCCAGTCTCCCATCTGGGACCCCCAATTCAGACTGATGGAAGACCTACCCTCATCCCTTGTCCCATCTTCCTCTCCTCCGTGGGCCCAGCTGGATGTGGGGGAACCCTCACTCAGAGATGGGGGTACCAACTAAACTGGGGAGGAAACGAAAGCTAATGCAGGCCCTGACCCCTGCCAGTCCTGGGCCAGCCCAGCTACCTGAGCAGTACAGCCGGCACATGTTGGGGACGTTCGGGGTGAAGTTTCTGCACCACCTCCGGCTGCTGATCTGGAAGATGCCATTGTTGGTGCTTCCATCAGCCTCGTGGTCCACAGCAGCTGTGTTGAAACCGCTTGCGAAATAAGCAAGGCAGATCCCTGCATAGGGCAGAGCACAGGCCTGGGGGTCAGGCGGTTATAGCCACCTCCGACCAGGGGCTTACTGCGCAGGTCCCATGCTGGCTCCACCTAGCCTTGCCTGCCTGATCAAGGTGATTGGGGCAGGTGCCCTCCCACCTGCTTTGCAGCTGAATCAATCAGTAGAGGCTTAGAgaggcacagtgactcacccaGAGTCCCATCCAGCTACCAAATAGCAGGGGTCAGGGCTGGCCTCAGGCCCCCTGACTCAGgccagcaatcttcccacttgCTCATTGTTTAGCACAGAGTAGTACCCAGTAAGTTTGTTgaatcagcttactgcaacctccacctcccaggttcaagcaattctgtctcagccccgcaagtagctgggattacggacacctgctaccatgcccggctattttgtatttttagtaagatggggtttctccacataggtcagggtggtctcgaactcctgacctcaggtgatctgcccacctcagcctcccaaagtgctgggattacaggcatgagccaccacaccaggtctACAAGTGCTAAATCTTTAGAGACAAGATTAGGGAGACCCAGGTGGAAACTATAGAGGGTGCTGGAACGGGAGGAAAGATGAGCCCCGGTGTGACTGCCCTGCCTGGATGGCCATCGAAAACTGCCACCAGCTTGAAAAGTTTGGCCCAGCTACCTGAGCAGTACAGCTCAGGGGCTTACTGCTCTTTTCAGTTTGTCTTTTCTAGTTCCAGAAGGAATGTCTGATCCTTGTGACCACAGTTAAGTTTAGGGTACTGAGCTGCCTGTTTCCTTCGACCCCGACTTTAGCGGCAGGGGAAAATGAAGGCGTGACTCCACTGTGGTTGCCTGCCGCCTGCCTACTGCGTGTTTAACTCAATGCCGGCTGTTCTCTACCTGCCCTCTCAAATCGTCTTCGGTTTACGGATGACAGCTAGGGCTCTAAAAGCTCCCGAGCCACAGCCCGTGAAGGagcagaaagggagggaaggagggagagaggtgtGGGGAAGCCAGGGCCAGCCAGAGAGAGGGGTTCTCACAGTCAGCCAGGCTGTATCCCCGGTATCCGTCCAGCCCGAAGTCCTGTAGCACTCTGGCCAGTTCACAGCGACTGTAGACCTTGGCCTCACTGGAGGGGAGCAGGCAGCTGAGCAGAGAGACCAGGGCCAACAACATGGTCCCAGCTGGGCACCACCGCCGTCTGAGCGCCCTGCTCCTGGCTTCTGTGCTGGCTGCAGAGGTGGCACCACCACCACTCTGGCTCAGAGCTGAGCTTTGGGATGACAGGCGGCTCACCAGCCTCAGTGGTCCACTCACAGAAGGAGAAGACACGGGGCTTGAGCATACCCCTGgaaaaggggagaggggagaagaggtGGGCAGAAGGCCAGGCTCCAGCAGTGCGTATCAGCCCCCTGGTACGCCCAATCGGCATCAGCTCTGCCCTGAGGCCAGCCCCTCTCCTTCCGCATTGGGCTTCACACCACCCCAGCCTCCATAGTACACGCCAGCCATGATTTATTCCTGAGGCCCATGATTTTACAACTAGGAAGGGGCAGAGTTTGGATGAAGACAAAATTCTAGAAATCCGAAGCCCCACTGAGCAGATGCTCCCGGAGGAGATAGCCGAGCGGTGTCACACCGTGTTCATGGGTCCCTCAGCCCAGTTGCCAAGGAGACCGCCCTTCTGGCACCGAGCCTCCATCTCCAGATCTTAACTGAAACAAGGTCTCCCCCAGAACACTCTTCCCCTGTAGCCCCCTCAAGGGGAAGCTGCTCTTTCTCCACACACAAAGCCCTGAGACAGTCCCAAAAGTCCCCTTCACCCCAGCCACCCCTTCTAAATTAGAACTTGCAAAAAGCCCTCCTCCGGGAAAGCCCAGCCTGCCCGC
This is a stretch of genomic DNA from Saimiri boliviensis isolate mSaiBol1 chromosome 17, mSaiBol1.pri, whole genome shotgun sequence. It encodes these proteins:
- the SPACA3 gene encoding sperm acrosome membrane-associated protein 3 isoform X2, with the protein product MVSALWGAPLIRICLAYFASGFNTAAVDHEADGSTNNGIFQISSRRWCRNFTPNVPNMCRLYCSDLLNPNLKDTVICAMKITQEPQGLGYWEAWRHHCQGKDLTDWVDGCDF
- the SPACA3 gene encoding sperm acrosome membrane-associated protein 3 isoform X1, which gives rise to MVSALWGAPLIRVCSSPVSSPSVSGPLRLVSRLSSQSSALSQSGGGATSAASTEARSRALRRRWCPAGTMLLALVSLLSCLLPSSEAKVYSRCELARVLQDFGLDGYRGYSLADWICLAYFASGFNTAAVDHEADGSTNNGIFQISSRRWCRNFTPNVPNMCRLYCSDLLNPNLKDTVICAMKITQEPQGLGYWEAWRHHCQGKDLTDWVDGCDF